From Bacillus pumilus, one genomic window encodes:
- the bshA gene encoding N-acetyl-alpha-D-glucosaminyl L-malate synthase BshA: protein MKKLKVGITCYPSVGGSGIIATELGKRLAEKGHDVHFITSSIPFRLNKVYPNIYFHEVDVNQYAVFQYPPYDLALASKLAEVAKREKLDIIHAHYAVPHAVCAFLAKQMTGHSVKVVTTLHGTDITVLGYDPSLKEVIRFAIESSDRVTAVSHSLAAQTYDLIKPNKKIETIHNFVDERVYLREDHEVLKTHYGLLPDDKVVIHVSNFRKVKRVHDVVHVFKKISERVQAKLLLIGDGPEKSVVCELVKKLGLTDRVLFLGKQEKVEELYSISDLKLLLSEKESFGLVLLEAMACGVPCIGTDVGGIPEVITHGETGFLVPLGDIDAAAKHAVSILKDKALHEQVSAAAQSSVQAHFSSEKIVSEYEELYLELIEGDDEHE, encoded by the coding sequence ATGAAAAAACTGAAGGTCGGAATCACTTGTTATCCAAGTGTCGGCGGCTCGGGCATTATTGCTACGGAACTTGGAAAACGTTTAGCTGAAAAAGGGCACGATGTTCATTTCATTACCTCAAGTATTCCGTTTAGGCTCAATAAAGTGTATCCGAATATTTATTTTCATGAGGTGGATGTCAATCAATATGCTGTTTTTCAATATCCGCCTTATGACCTTGCATTAGCAAGTAAATTGGCAGAAGTCGCAAAACGAGAGAAGCTTGATATTATTCACGCGCATTATGCGGTTCCGCACGCCGTCTGTGCGTTCTTAGCGAAGCAGATGACGGGACACTCTGTGAAAGTCGTCACGACGCTTCACGGGACGGATATTACGGTATTAGGCTATGATCCATCACTAAAGGAAGTCATTCGATTTGCGATCGAATCATCAGACCGGGTAACGGCGGTATCGCATTCATTAGCTGCGCAGACGTATGACCTTATCAAACCAAATAAAAAGATCGAGACGATCCATAATTTTGTCGATGAACGGGTGTATTTGCGCGAAGATCACGAAGTGCTAAAGACACATTATGGTCTTTTACCGGACGATAAGGTCGTCATCCATGTATCAAATTTTCGAAAGGTCAAACGGGTGCATGATGTCGTTCATGTGTTTAAAAAGATCTCAGAACGGGTGCAGGCAAAGCTGCTGCTCATCGGTGATGGTCCTGAAAAATCGGTCGTATGCGAACTCGTGAAAAAACTGGGGCTGACAGACCGCGTGTTATTTTTAGGAAAGCAAGAGAAAGTAGAAGAGCTGTATTCCATCAGTGATTTGAAGCTGCTTCTTTCTGAGAAAGAGAGCTTCGGACTTGTGCTTCTTGAGGCGATGGCATGCGGTGTCCCATGTATTGGGACTGATGTTGGCGGGATTCCAGAGGTCATTACACATGGAGAAACAGGTTTCCTTGTCCCGCTCGGCGATATAGACGCGGCAGCTAAACACGCAGTCTCTATACTCAAAGACAAAGCGCTTCATGAACAAGTGTCTGCGGCGGCCCAGTCTAGTGTTCAGGCCCATTTCTCTTCTGAAAAAATTGTGAGTGAATATGAAGAGCTTTACCTAGAATTGATCGAAGGTGATGATGAACATGAATGA
- the bshB1 gene encoding bacillithiol biosynthesis deacetylase BshB1 translates to MKRLDILAFGAHSDDVEIGMGGTIAKYVKKGARVGICDLTQAELSSNGTVESRKEEAKAAAAILGVSTRIQLTLPDRGLYLNDEAMKDIAGVIRTYKPKLIFAPHHQDRHPDHGHAGSLVEEAAFSAGIHKFEDSYKQPAHKISQMYYYMINGHHRPDFVIDISEEMHQKIDSLHAYKSQFVKSANSVETPLVNGYIDFVKMRESMYGREVNKAYAEGFITKKPLLIDDDLLGG, encoded by the coding sequence ATGAAACGACTTGATATCCTTGCATTCGGTGCCCACAGCGATGATGTTGAGATCGGTATGGGCGGAACGATTGCAAAATACGTAAAAAAAGGGGCGCGTGTCGGGATTTGCGACTTGACCCAGGCCGAATTATCTTCGAATGGAACGGTAGAGAGCCGTAAAGAGGAAGCAAAAGCTGCTGCCGCCATTTTAGGTGTGTCAACGCGAATCCAGCTCACACTGCCAGACAGAGGACTTTATCTAAATGACGAAGCGATGAAGGACATTGCAGGCGTGATTCGAACATACAAGCCAAAACTGATTTTTGCTCCGCATCACCAAGATCGGCATCCAGATCATGGTCATGCGGGCTCACTTGTAGAAGAGGCTGCTTTTTCGGCAGGTATACATAAATTTGAAGATTCATACAAGCAGCCAGCGCATAAAATAAGTCAGATGTATTATTACATGATTAACGGCCATCATCGTCCAGATTTTGTGATTGATATTTCTGAGGAAATGCACCAAAAAATTGATAGCTTGCATGCGTATAAAAGTCAATTTGTTAAATCGGCGAATTCAGTTGAGACACCTCTTGTGAACGGTTATATTGATTTTGTCAAAATGAGAGAGTCTATGTATGGAAGGGAAGTCAATAAAGCTTATGCAGAAGGGTTTATCACAAAGAAACCACTTTTGATAGATGACGACTTACTTGGGGGGTAA
- the mgsA gene encoding methylglyoxal synthase, protein MNIALIAHDKKKSDMIQFAIAYRDILADHTLYATGTTGLRVKEATGLPIHRFQSGPLGGDQQIGALIADNAMDLVLFFRDPLTAQPHEPDVSALIRLCDVYTIPLATNMGTAEILVRNLNKGTFDFRDVAKNGGTNETT, encoded by the coding sequence ATGAACATTGCTTTAATCGCTCACGATAAGAAAAAAAGTGACATGATCCAATTTGCCATTGCGTACCGTGATATATTGGCAGATCATACACTTTACGCAACAGGGACAACAGGTTTGAGAGTGAAAGAAGCGACGGGGCTTCCCATTCATCGTTTCCAGTCAGGACCACTTGGAGGAGATCAGCAGATTGGTGCTTTAATTGCTGATAATGCAATGGATCTTGTGCTCTTTTTTAGAGACCCGCTTACCGCGCAGCCGCATGAACCGGATGTATCTGCACTCATTCGGCTTTGTGATGTGTATACCATTCCACTAGCCACCAATATGGGGACCGCTGAAATTTTAGTCAGGAATTTAAATAAAGGCACGTTTGATTTTCGAGATGTAGCAAAAAACGGAGGAACAAATGAAACGACTTGA
- the dapB gene encoding 4-hydroxy-tetrahydrodipicolinate reductase codes for MTNQTIKVVIAGARGRMGIEAVKLAEETSHFELVAALDHAHEGKKLSDVIHTTSEAPIYTDIDVCLSETAPDVLIDLTTPEIGKVHTKKALEHGVRPVVGTTGFSEADLKELQQLTEEKGIGCIIAPNFAVGAVLMMKFAKMAANYFPDVEIIELHHDKKLDAPSGTGLKTAEMIAEVRESKKQGHPEEKELIEGARGADYDGIRLHSVRLPGMIAHQEVLFGMDGQTLTIRHDSYNRASFMSGVKLSVEQVMHIDQLVYGLENIID; via the coding sequence ATGACGAACCAAACCATCAAAGTAGTAATCGCTGGAGCAAGAGGAAGAATGGGGATAGAGGCTGTGAAGCTGGCAGAAGAAACGAGCCATTTTGAGCTTGTGGCAGCCCTTGATCACGCGCACGAAGGAAAAAAATTATCTGATGTGATTCATACGACATCTGAGGCGCCAATTTATACAGATATTGATGTGTGTCTTTCAGAGACAGCACCTGATGTATTAATTGATTTGACGACACCAGAAATCGGGAAAGTACATACAAAAAAGGCACTTGAACATGGCGTCCGACCAGTCGTAGGAACCACTGGATTTTCTGAAGCTGACCTGAAAGAGCTACAGCAATTAACAGAAGAAAAGGGCATAGGCTGTATTATTGCGCCAAACTTTGCTGTCGGTGCGGTCTTAATGATGAAGTTTGCCAAAATGGCAGCGAATTACTTTCCTGACGTTGAAATCATTGAGCTTCACCATGATAAAAAACTAGATGCTCCGAGCGGTACAGGGCTTAAAACAGCTGAAATGATTGCAGAAGTCAGAGAAAGCAAAAAGCAGGGACATCCAGAAGAGAAAGAATTAATCGAAGGTGCACGAGGCGCAGATTATGACGGTATCCGTCTGCACAGCGTAAGACTTCCGGGTATGATTGCACATCAAGAAGTACTGTTTGGAATGGACGGACAGACGCTCACAATTCGCCATGATTCTTATAACCGTGCATCATTTATGTCAGGTGTGAAGCTTTCAGTTGAACAGGTCATGCACATTGATCAGCTCGTCTATGGTTTAGAAAATATCATCGACTAA
- a CDS encoding nucleotide pyrophosphohydrolase, with amino-acid sequence MTNEKTLRHVQQEVDDYIGQFKEGYFSPLAMMARLTEELGELAREVNHYYGEKPKKTTETERSMEEEIGDVLFVLTCLANSLDISLEEAHDRVMHKFNTRDKDRWTKKEGK; translated from the coding sequence ATGACGAATGAAAAAACGCTGCGTCACGTGCAGCAAGAAGTAGATGATTACATAGGACAATTTAAAGAAGGCTATTTCAGCCCGCTTGCCATGATGGCCCGTCTGACAGAAGAATTAGGCGAGCTAGCAAGAGAGGTTAACCATTACTATGGAGAAAAGCCGAAAAAAACAACGGAAACAGAAAGAAGCATGGAAGAAGAAATTGGCGATGTTTTGTTTGTGTTAACATGCCTCGCTAATTCACTAGATATATCACTAGAGGAAGCACACGATCGTGTGATGCATAAATTCAATACAAGAGACAAAGACCGCTGGACGAAAAAAGAAGGGAAGTAG